GCAGACATTGCTGGTCACTGTTGACAGTCATTAAATGCCTATTTTGACCATTAACATTGCAGCAACAATGGGAGAAAACAATACCACAAGTAGTgatttatgtttataattcacatatttccacttgtacttggagatcTTTGGTCATGCAGGAAAactatacaaaaatatcaaaaatcaagcaactagaagcaattggagAAAGGTGGGCCACCATGGGCCACTTGGTGGCGCTGCTCGGCCCCACCATGGCACCGGCCGATGTGGCCCCACCAGTGCCACCTCACCAATCCATCTGAAATGGCCAAGAAACACACCTCCAAGCCTTCTCCACCATTGATTCCAAGTCGGTGCATGATCAAGGGCCGAAAAGAAGCATCACATGGATTGCTGACTCACCATCCGGTATGTCGGGTGCTCAAATGGACAAATGGTGTTCATACCCACACTCTACTACATCCCAAGGGGCCCCACAGTAAAGGAGGAGGGTCCACTCAATAGTGGGGAGCCGGCCGGCACCCTACCTACGCCGCCCGGCACCCCTCAGCCACTCCACCACCTCTCCTTCAGACATATGCAAGGAAACACACTTGGGAGCAATCCTATGTGTTGATTTATGGTGGTTCAAGGTTGGTTCGATCCAAGGGCAAGGAGAAGGTGTCACACGGATCACTGACGTGGCgatggagtagcccctactccacctagCACTATAAATAGGACCATCACCCCTCACTTGTAACACACACCTACACACCACAAGAGAAACTCTCTCTTCTCTCAAGATGTAGTCTTAGTCTGAGCTTTAGTGGGAGTTAGAGTGAAGAGGAGCTCTTCCTAGAGTCTAGAGCGGTCTTCAAGAGTCTAGTATAGCTTTGTATCTCTCTTGTAGTACTTTCCTTATTTCAATATATTACTTTCTATGTAATATATTAGTATCTTCTTTATTGTTTATCTAGTTCATGCTTTGTTTTTTAGCTAAGTACGGTTAGCATAGTTGTATCACACCTTAGTATGGGATCTCCGCTCGCATCGAGTGCTTTAGTTACCATACGTAAgtagagtagtaatcgttagcatagacgtggtgtctagtttagtgtttacctgagtttgcgcccaatcctacggatagttgtggtagcctcaGAGGTGACAGCTCTGTAAGGCCTTTGCAATCCATGACGTTCGGATTGGTGTTTTCGTAGAGCTTATTGGCAGCCTTCCCCCGACCACTCTTTCTCACCTTCTTCGAGGGTCGGAAAGGTACTattgctccaaagtgttattgtgtgtgATCACTATGTCTTACCCATTCCTAGTTATCTCATCTGGTCTGCTCTAGAATATAGAGAAGAATTTAGGAAACTCCCTCACTCGTTGTCCTTCCCATTTAGCTATGCTTTCACTTCATCCCTTCTAGAGTAGAGCTTCTTGTGTGTCACCCTAATTTATCGCATGTCACTTACCCCACTTTAGTTTAGTCGGTATActaagttagtagatacatgatggttagctatcaacttctttaaccactgcttccctatggataaatacgatatcctagaatactcccgggtgaaagctaTATCGGTATCCATGCGCTTACGGATTTCTtggtgtgcgttaataaataccagtCACCTTATCCAGGTTGCACCGCCGCTGTGATATCTCCTTCAACGTTGTTGATGTCTCACACCGCTAGCCTTGACAAATATGCCTTTCCACCAGCCGATATGCCATGCCCCTGGCCAGATCTGCCTCCCTAGGCCTACCCGTACCGGAGTGGTGAAGTGCAACTGTAGTTGATTGGAGCTTTGGAAAGCCCATTGCTTAACCGGCTCGATCAAGCTCTCTTGGTGAAGAGCCAATCTGGTGTGATTGGAAGGCTCAATCAAGGTGTGTTAAAGTCTTTGAGTTTGCCTGAACGTGGAGTAAGGGTAACTAGCAAGTCACGGAGAACACAGTAAATAATTCCATATCTCCATTGTATTTTGTCCATTTGAGCTCATCTACTTTACGTGATTTATATTCATGTTGTTTATGTTCCACTACTACTAGAAAAGTTTATAGAGGAGGTCATAATCACTTTTCAGAGACAGGCATGCTACCCGCCTCACAATCATTGTCTGTGTTTTTTAGAGTTTTCTGAGGCAGGCATGATGCTTGTCTCTGAAAATGAATcacaaaatatatataaaaaaaaagccCACTAGTGCGCCCGAGCCCACCAACATAGCTGCCACCGCTATCATCCTGCATTGTCGTCGTTGCTGtctattagggatgaaaacggaacagatattttccgaccgtattcgaaaccgaatccgtttagagagattgagatatgtccgtatccgagtccggatatccaacatccgataccgtatccatatccgaatactcaaatcacatatttatgatgtcgatatccaatcgtatcctatccgacatagttgacactatccgtattcgaatccgaatccggacagaaatataaaaacaaatttaatatcggtgatatccgtccgtatccgatccgttttcatccctactgtcTATCCTGCATTGTCGTCGTTGCTGTCATTTGTTGACATCAACAGTGACAAACAGATAAAACCGCAAGTGTAGGACTATCAATGTAACTTTCGCCTGGGAATATTTAAAAGTGTCGATTTCCATGTGGAATGTAAAGTGGTCTAACAAAGGACTAGGTTTGTCCTAAGATGAAACAAGGGTATATGATAGATTGGGTAGAGAGATTTATATGGTTATGATAACTAGAAAGGTAAGGTAGATATAAAGGATGATCACTTCGGATCATTGTATGAGAATTAGCAGTGGAAAGGGGTGAGAAGGGCACTAAGGCTCCTAAAAGGGAAGGACCTACACTTTAAGAACTTACCTATCGTGGTGGAATATAGAGATCAAACACGGTTGTCACCACCTTCTAATTACCACAAGACAAACCATAGGGCAAGCCGTAGACACATGTAAAGATTATAGCCTATACACCACGTGTAATATATTTACTACTCTGATCCAGATCCCGACAAAATTGACTAAAGCACTCGATAAGAGCAGTGAACCAGTTAACAACTCAATTAAATACTTAACAGATCTAGGGAGtacccacacacacacatatatatatatatatatatatatatatatatatatatatatatatatatatatatatatatatatatatatatatggagaggctattcagcagccggctacaaaataagttattctgtagccacctctatttaccataattttatatactaatttaccataatgtcaatacatatttacgatagtttggttactataacacatgggaatatttaccataacgttatagtaaaccacttagtaaggagttactgtaaatctcgtaaattaacatagtaattatcgtaactcaaagtggctacagaataagttattctgcagccagctataggatagtagttatatatatatatatatatatatatatatatatatatatatagtggttGAAGGTGGGCCCATTGATCCAAGTGCTCCAAATATAATTCATTGGATCAAACGCCATCAAACACACGATAAAGATCAAGGAACTTTGTGCTTCTTTTTTAGCTTTTGACTCGTGGAAGCTTTTTGGCTTTTGAAACCCAAGAAGCTAAAACAAATAGGGCCTAAAGTACAAAGCCACCATCGTGAAATAAAGACAAGTGTCGGCCCTTTTTTGAAACCATTGTTTGCTTGGGAGTTTTTTCTAAAGGCCCTTATACTTGAGAGTTAATAAGTTTTATAAATGATAAATGAGGTGCGGAAATGACCCCGGCAAGAGTGAATAGGAGAACTGTTATTGGAGACCATACGGGCGCTCCCAATGCAGAAACCATTATAGTTTCTATGGACATTAATTGTACTGCCACCTAAGCGTTTTGCTGATGTAgcaaggtagttattgaagagagagagcaaaaatcatagacaccgggtctaagttagaaaccatgtctacacaaGAACCAAGACATGAAGAGATGTGATTGGTAGAGAATGTAGAGAGAATGtttgtgattggataaaaaattgtTCTGTACAAACTATCGGACCATAATTTCTATATGTAGTGTCTATGGAAATTAatagcattgggactgccctaatacAAATAAACTACATCAACCACGTCCCACAGAGTTCGTGCCTTGAATCCTTGATCCCTTAAACATGCCATTAACAAGTTTCTTTCCACGATAAACCGTATATACTAGAGAGATGCAGCGATCCTAAATAAAGGCTCACGGGAGTGAGGCTGAGGAGTGTTCAAAATATCTTGTGCACACTACACTAGTACACTATCACACCACGTCAATGTTCGATTGAGGTTGAGTTGATGAACCGGCAATATCTTCCGCACCTCTGTCACCGAATCTTTCAGTACCAACATCCACCTTAACTTCGCGTTTGATGTCACACGATCCGTCGATAGCTCCTGCTTCGATCGCCTCTAGATACATTGCCTTCACCAGGTTGATGAAGCGCCTCCTGAAACTCGGTACTCGGGACATGTTGGCCACAATCCCTTGCAACCTATTATGAATAGATGGGTTTGTTACTTGGAGTTGCTTCAGGTTTATTTATTGTTGAAAGTATAGCATGTGGAAATAAGGGTGCGCTTGTACGGTTGTACCTTCTGATTATCGCCTGCAGCTGACCTCTCTTTATATTGTCGTCTGAGGGGAAACCGGAATCGTCCCAGTCAGATGGCTTCTCGTTCTTGTTTGTCATGATCAGCTTCCTCAAGCACATCTCCTCGTCTTCAGTGATCTCCAGTTTCGTCATTTGATCCTTGATGACCAGAAGTGGCCCGAGCAACCAGTCAAATACTCTGTCTTTAGGCCAGTTGAAGTTTGTCACTTCGACATTATCAGCTACATGAACATACGAGCTATGTTGGTGAAACAAAAAGATGAAACAGGGACAGTGCACACTGAATCATATTGTTAGGTTTTGAAGTGGACATTCGTTCACATGTTGGGTACAGAATCGTACATATGAGTAAACCGTCCGAATCAGAATTTGCAGATCGTAACAGACACTGAAAGAGACACCAGGTAGGTAATTTAGTGCCTAACTTCTTGCATTTTCCTTTGGTGATATATTCCTCCATATCTTCGGCAGTTATCAGGCCCTCACTCAGTAATATCCTTCCATTGAGCTCACAGGAACGGAAGAACCAATCCCATATCTATGGAGTTTATAAGTGAAAAAAAAAGGAGAGGATATTAAATCTTAGTTGCTAGAACAGAGATATAGATCAGGCATGATTAAGAGAGAGGCATGATTAAGAGAGATTTGCATACTTGAATCGGTCTTAGTCGCTGGACTGTTTGCACGAATGTCTTTGATGGATGCAACACCCTTCTATGCTTATGATGGCCATTTTGTTGCCTCTCTTCAGGTTCAGTCATAAGCTTGTGCTCTTCCTTGCCAGTTTCACACTTCCTGACATCTGCTTTCCGATATTTGGGCCTGTCTGTCAAAAGTGGCTTACTGACAAATTGAATAAATAATCTATGCACATGGAAGAAATGGCATGCAAGTGATAAACAAATTGTAGATGGTAACTGCTAAATGTAATGGAAATATGAAATATACATCGAAACATACCTTGGGAGGCATGATCCTTCTCTCAGGTAAAGCAAATCATTGGTGTATTCATCAAAAATTGCTACTGCTGAAATCATGTATGCAAGTCCCATTTGGAAAGAAGCCTCCTGTGCATAATTGTAAAAGCATATGAGTATAGCTTACTTCATGTGTATTCTTGTTTCATCAGAGAAAATACTAGACAGACCTGATAAGCAATCAGTCCTGCACGAAAACCGAAAAAGAAGCTGCTGAAAAATGAAGCTAGTAACCCCCCAATCACAGCAAGTGACCATAGTATAATGGCCAAACCAGAAAAAGGCACACATACAGTTTCTAAAAATGGCCCTTCCCTTCTAACTAGATCCTCACATAACCTTTGCCATCCTTTCAACAACATGCAGGGGCTTTTCCACAAAGCCACTGCACTTATCATCAGCACATCCACTGGAACAGCGATAAAGGCAATGAGCATGCTTCGTGGTAGATAAGACAACCTACATCAAAGCACCGTATAATGTTAGTAACAAAACTGCACACATGATTTGATCTTTCCTCCGGTCATAAATGTCCAAAATTTATGTAGATTGGCAGCAAAATATTGAGATTACTAGATTCTTAATGAAAAaactttataatgcatataattGTTTCATTTAATACAATATACTTTTAGTTAAGACGAAAAAAGGTTTGGCCTACACCATCCTTGGAGACTAATGGATGATGTTCTGTACACCATGGTAGCGAAGGAACCACTTGTCACAGAAGTTAATGTGCACACCAATGCACCAGCACCCGGCTGGCTTTGTGAACCCTAAGCCTGCTTCAGTGGAAGACCATGAACTAAGCATTGAACAAACAGCTACACAGTCTGGTTTACAGCCCTTCACTGGCAGCTGAGGTGGAAATGCAGATTGACAACATCACCACCAATGCAGCAACTGTATCGGTGATGCAATCTGACGGCACTAAATCCAGCTGTACTGCTACAATGAGTGATTTTTTTGAGATATACaaggataagatcaattcctcGTTAGCATCACAACTACACTATCAGTACCATTACTAGCTGCATCACCCACAGGGAACACAAAGTAATCAACAAAAGAGTAGTCAGCTAGCTGATAAAAGCCAAGAACTTAAGGCAAAGATACTATCCAGTGGGCACAAGAATTCTCTAACAAAAGAGATTAGGTGAATTGTCACCTTTCTCCAAGAATATGGGTTCTGATCCGTTCAATCATTTTGCACAGCATTTCAAACAGCCCTCTTCCAAGATGAAGATGGAAGCATTAATGATTTTGGTTGAACATGAATGCACCGTTCAAAAAAGAAAGGGAAGAGCATCCAAGGCCGTGGAACTGACTATAAGGATCTGTCATAGTGTAAGGCCAATAGACCCTAGTGATCTGGTCAGAAGAACCCTGGTTGCTGCTATGTGATGACATGCAGTGGCCTGGAGAGGTAAACATCAGTTTGCACAAGGCCCCAATATCCCCATTACATGGTCCCTCCTGAAATATGTTTGGTCCGAAACATTGACCAGGATGAaggttttctgttttttttttcccctGGGTCGTTTTCAGTATGTTGGGCTATTAATGATACACGTTGTTGCTCTAGAACTGTTGTGGGGTCATCTCTTCTCAAAAGTTTTGCTGCTTTAGTTGTTTTTTAGTCATGTTTTAGTAGTCAATTCTGAGCAAGTTGTTGAGTAGTAGTTGGCGGGGAGTGTTACTCCAGTGATCAGTGGTGTTCTGCTCCCTCCTGAGCAGGGTAGGTGTTTGTTTCTTGTAAGGTTTTAGGGTCCTTACAAACTGGGTCAATTCTCTTCTTATAATAAAACTACAATAAAGTTCTTCCCGTCCTTTCAAAAAGAAATAgattgacttaggacaaacctaaaTGGACTTATATTTATGATCTGAGGAAGTATAAGTATGCTTATTAAGGTGTATGTTTTGAAGTTCAATATCGGTTGAAGATATATGCATGATTAGCATTGGTTCTGAAAAAAGATGTAATATGCTCAATAGTTGGTCTTGATTACTGGGAGAGGGAAAATGTAAGTTCAAAACATACTTGATGTCAAGAGGGGCTTCATCGTCCCCCATTTTCTCAATAAGATCATCCATGAAAGAGAAGTACGAGTGGAAGCAGAAATCGGTGACATCACGGACAACCGTGCAAGCTCCAGCTATTGTGCTTACAGTTCCATCCTACAGCAATGAGATGGTGTCAATAGAACTATTACACAGACTCCTACCCGATCAAAGGAAAGAATCTGAACCTAAAAGGCACAACCATaccataaaacaatgagtgagctTGTCAGTGACACCCTCGCCAACAGCCTCAAAGGTTGCCATAAGAGGTACAAAAACTCCATAGCCTATACCACCCAGAAGACTCCCAACAATAGCAAGCCCAGGCAAGAGAAGCAGCGGTAATGGTAACAGTGTTCCAATAAGAATCTTCAACTCCAGCCCGATCCTTTCGGTTCTGCAAAACCAGAACTAACAGAAATGATCACATCATTGATATCGCATTCATTTAATTAATCAGGATACAGATGAGAGGCAAGGAAATCACACAAAACTTGCCAATGTAGAGGAAGTTACCGTACTTAAGAACACAGTAGTATGTCCAGATGAAATGCGCAGGCCAGAGACCAATAATAACCGCAGAGCTCCCAAAGAATACGATGGAAGCCGTAACCGGACCGACTAGGACAGCTGCAGAAAAGAAGAGCGAATCATTTGCATCTGCCTGAACCACACATGACATGGACAATCGTTAACACTGAGCACAATACTACaaatgaaatcatccacacagaGACAATTCATAAATAAAAGCCGTGGCCAATCTGTGCTGCTGCTGTTACCTTTGATGGATcccaggagctggaggaggatgaagaagggCACGAAGGACACGAAGCTCCAGAGCTTGACGAGGAAACCCGCAGAGACCTGCATGGATCAGAGCGAGGCCTAGGTCCTAACCAATCGCCTCGCCTCGCAGGTCAGTATCACGAGCTCACAACTCTGCTGCTCGTATGTGTAGTCTTCTTGTtgtgccctgccctgccctggcAGCGAAGCCGGAAGCCTCTGTAACAGGCTAGCAGCAGCGGGAAGGACAGGAGAAGAGAAAAGAGAGTTGGACGCCTGCAGGACGAAGGTGTTCATCGGCATGTGAGAATCAGAGGCGGTGTGCTTTGGGACTCGCCACGTGTTGGTCTGCATGAGCCACGGGCCACGCCGTATACACGACGGTGTGGGCCCACTCCCTAGAGATGTGCATGGCATCACAATAGATTAGAGGGGGGAAATCATGACCTTCTAACACATCAGAAGAACATACTTGATTTTTTATTCAGGATGCAGAATAACCTGAATGAAATGCTATCAGGAGCGTTGCCAGAATTCCCCAAGTGCCGGGTCCAGAGCTACAGATTCCACAAACATTGACCAGGATGAAGGATTACAAAGCAGGGGAATCAAATGTCACCATGCTAATTATGTTTTCCCCATGGACAACAAACTGATAATACGTCATGTGAA
The nucleotide sequence above comes from Miscanthus floridulus cultivar M001 chromosome 18, ASM1932011v1, whole genome shotgun sequence. Encoded proteins:
- the LOC136522842 gene encoding uncharacterized membrane protein At3g27390-like translates to MATFEAVGEGVTDKLTHCFMDGTVSTIAGACTVVRDVTDFCFHSYFSFMDDLIEKMGDDEAPLDIKLSYLPRSMLIAFIAVPVDVLMISAVALWKSPCMLLKGWQRLCEDLVRREGPFLETVCVPFSGLAIILWSLAVIGGLLASFFSSFFFGFRAGLIAYQEASFQMGLAYMISAVAIFDEYTNDLLYLREGSCLPRPKYRKADVRKCETGKEEHKLMTEPEERQQNGHHKHRRVLHPSKTFVQTVQRLRPIQIWDWFFRSCELNGRILLSEGLITAEDMEEYITKGKCKKLGTKLPTWCLFQCLLRSANSDSDGLLISDNVEVTNFNWPKDRVFDWLLGPLLVIKDQMTKLEITEDEEMCLRKLIMTNKNEKPSDWDDSGFPSDDNIKRGQLQAIIRRLQGIVANMSRVPSFRRRFINLVKAMYLEAIEAGAIDGSCDIKREVKVDVGTERFGDRGAEDIAGSSTQPQSNIDVV